One Nocardiopsis gilva YIM 90087 genomic window, GAAAGTGCGCCGAATACTCGCGAGTATTCGGCGCACTTTCCCGAGATCAACGGAATGGAGAGGGGCGGGGCCGCCCTACAGGCGGCGGGCGAGGTCGAGCAGGGTGTCGGCCTGTTCCGCGGCGGAGGCGCCCGTCGCGTCGGCCACCGGCCAGTCGCGCAGGACGGCCAGCCGGGAGCACACGGCGTAGCGCTGGTCGGTGAGCAGGTAGCCGCACGGAGCGTCGGGCCAGTCCTGCACCAGGGGCAGCGGCTCGGTGGAGAACCCCGGAGGACGGCGCGGCTCGGGGGCCACGGGGGTGTCGGCCGCCCGCGTCTGGGCCGCGACGAGTTCGGCCCGGGTGGGCGTTCCCGGCTGCGGGAGCCAGGCGTCCAGCAGCACATAGCCCGCGACGTGGCGATGGGCCGCCCGCTGCGCGGCCCCGATCTGCGGGATCAGCGGGCCCGCAGCGCCTTCCGCGACGAGCACGAGCGGCGTCGTGGGGGCCGCGTCGGCGATCTCCAGTGCGGCGCGCGCGATGTAGCGGGCGGCGTAGGGCGGCCGGTCGGCGTCGTCGATCGTGGGGACCACGACCTGCGCGCCGTGCTCGGCCAGGCGCGCGGGAATCTCGCCCCACCGCTCCGGGGTGAACGCCGGGTCGTGCAGCAGGACCAGGGTGATCGCGGTCATTCGTGTGTGGCGGGGGTGGAGGGCATGGTGGGCTCGGCCCGGCGGGTCTCGGCCACCACCCAGTCCAGGTACTCGGGATTGCCGCCCTCGACGGGGACGGCGATGATCTCCGGCACGTCATAGGAGTGGGCCTCGACCAGGTGGGCGGTGAGGTCGTCGAGCCGGTCGCGGCTGGTCTTCATCACGACCATCCACTCCTCGTCGGCGCACACCTCCCCCTGCCACCGGTAGTGGCTGGTGATGGGGCCGCCGACCTGGGCGCAGGCCACGAGCCCGCGCTCCACGACCGAGCGCGCCAGTTCCACGGCCGAGGCCCGGTCGTCCGTCGTCATCTCCACCCGCACCGGCACGGCGTGGGTCATCGATTCCGCCATTCCTACCTCTTGGCTGCTCAGGATGGTGATCGACAGGTCCTAGGCTCAGTGGTCATGAGCGATCGTTCGGACCTGCTTCGACACATCAACGATAAGGCCGTGGTGCGCGGCAAGGTCACCCTGTCGTCGGGCCGAGAGGCCGACTACTACGTGGATCTGCGCCGGGTGACCCTGGACGGCGAGAGCGCGCCGCTGGTCGGGCGCGTGCTGCTCGACGTCACGGCCGACCTGGACTACGACGCCGTGGGCGGGCTGACCCTGGGCGCCGACCCGGTGGCCACCGCGATGATGCACGCGGCGAGCGCGCGCGGGCAGCGGCTGGACTCCTTCGTCGTGCGCAAGGCCGGCAAGGCGCACGGCCTGCAGCGCCGCATCGAGGGTCCGGACGTCGCGGGCCGCCGCGTCCTGGCGGTGGAGGACACCTCGACGACCGGCGGGTCGGTGCTGACCGCCGTCGAGGCGCTGCGCGAGGCCGGGGCCGAGGTCGTCGGCGTTGCCGTCATCGTCGACCGGGGCGCGCGGGACAAGGTCGTCGGCGAGGGGCTGGAGTACCGCACCGCGTTCGACGCCTCCGACCTGGACGTCTGAGACGCCTGAGGGACGTGTGGCGCGTGAGCGCACGGACGCCGTGGGGGCGCTGGCCGGCCAGCGCCCCCACGGCGTCTCCGTCCGTCAGTGAACGTGGCTCCACTTGGACGGCTTCTCACCCTTGAACTTCAGCTTGAAGTGGTAGGCGTGCGGCACCTTGTGCAGTTTCTCGGGGTCCTTACAGCCGCCGGAGTTCCACCACTCCTTGCTGGAGGAGTCGACGACCCCGTGCGGGCTGAACCGGTCGCACCTTGTGTCCTTGATGTACATCTTGTACTGGCCGGCCATGCGGACGTAGCCGACGCGCTTTCCGCCCTCGTAGGCGTCGATGCGGTTGTGGCTGTACTTGTAGGTGACGTGCGGTTCCATCTCCGCGAAGGCGGCGGCCGGGGTCAGCAGTGCGCCCACGATTCCGGCGGCAGCGGCGGCCCGGCCCATCTCGCGCAGCAGAGTCATGTTCGTCTCCCTCGGTGATGCGATCGGCGTGGTCGGCGTGTGACCACCAGACGAACACAAACAGTAATCTTGGCACCACTCAAAGCAATTACCGTGAGGGTGTCATCCCGGGATTTTGCGCACTTTGGACCATCGGTCTACGTGGCCGAACACGGCGGCGGGAGCGCGGAGGCGGGGATCAGGGCGCCTCGGCGCTGAAGGTGTAGCCGGGCTCCTCACCGGCGATGTCCTGCAGCTCGCCGTTGACGTAGACCTCGACGGCGTCCGGACTGCCGATGGTGACGTCGAGGGACGGCTGGTCGAAGCTGACGTACTGGCCCTGCTCCATGGTGACGTCGGTGAGGACCTCGCCGCCGGGGATCCGCACGAGCACGTCGCTGGAGTCGCCGATGACCTTGACGTAGAGCATCTCCATCTTCGCGGTCTCGGATCTGGCGTCGGCGGAGGTCCCGGCGCCCTCGGAGACCACGCCGCTGCCGGCGTTTCCGGGCAGTGACCGGTACAGGAAGTACCCGCCCAGCACGACGAGGGTGATGAAGAGCACGACCGCACCCACGATGGCCACGATCTGGCCAACGCCACGAGGATCATTGCGATGTCGTCCCACGCTGCTGAATGTAGCGTGAATCACCCCTGACAATCGACGTCGGGTGGGCACAGACCCGCATCAATCGCGGATTTCACCACTCACCGCAATGCGAAATCTACGAATTGTCCACATATTCATCATATGATCCGATGCATTTAACCCGGCCCATGCACTCTTTGCAGGGGTGACGTCAATTTGGACTAGACCCCATACCGGCCGTCCGACTTCGTAATACTGGCTGCAACGCACCAGCGGGCACACCGCGGGGCGGTCCGACGAAACACCAGGTCAAGCAGGGAGTCACACCATGCCCATCGCGACCCCCGAGGTCTACACGCAGATGCTGGGCCACGCGAAGGCCCAGGGCTTCGCCTACCCGGCCATCAACGTGACCTCCAGTCAGACGCTCCACGCCGCGCTGCGCGGCTTCGCGGAGGCCGAGAGTGACGGCATCATCCAGATCTCCACCGGCGGCGCCGAGTTCCTGTCGGGCGCGACGGTCAAGGACATGGTCACCGGTTCGGTCGCCTTCGCGGAGTACGCGCGCATCGTCGCCGACAAGTACCCGGTCAACATCGCCCTGCACACCGACCACTGCCCCAAGGACAAGCTCGACGGCTTCGTCCGCCCGCTGCTGGAGGTCTCCAGGGAGCGGGTGGCCAAGGGCCAGGAGCCGCTGTTCCAGTCGCACATGTGGGACGGTTCCGCGGTCGAGCTGGAGGAGAACCTGCGCATCGCCGACGAGCTCCTGGCGAAGTCCAAGGAGGCGCGGACGATCCTGGAGATCGAGGTCGGCGTCGTCGGCGGCGAGGAGGACGGCATCGTCGGCGAGATCAACGAGAAGCTCTACACCACGCCGGAGGACGCCCTGCGCACCGCCGAGGTGCTCGGCCTCGGCGAGAAGGGCTACTACATGACCGCCCTGACGTTCGGCAACGTGCACGGCTCCTACAAGCCGGGGTACGTCAAGCTGCGTCCGGAGGTGCTGCAGAAGGCGCAGCAGGCGGTCGGCGAGAAGTACGGCCGGTCCAAGCCGTTCGACTTCGTCTTCCACGGCGGATCCGGTTCCACCACCGAGGAGATCCACTCCGCCATCGACTACGGCGTGGTGAAGATGAACATCGACACCGACACGCAGTACGCGTTCACCCGCCAGATCGTCGACCACGTCATGAAGAACTACGACGGCGTGCTCAAGATCGACGGCGAGATCGGCAGCAAGAAGGCCTACGACCCGCGCTCGTACGGCAAGGCCGCCGAGGCCGGGATGGCCGCCCGCGTCGTCGAGGGCTGCCAGCACCTGAAGTCCGCGGGCAACAAGCTCAAGTAGCGCCCGCGAGCCGCTCCTGAGGTCGGCACGGCCCCCGTTCCGCCGCCGGATCGGGGGCTTCGCCGTGCCCACTGGGCCGACGCTGGCAGGATGGGGCCCATGGACCTGCACAAGAACCTGCTCGGAGAACCTCCGGCCACGCACCTGCCCGACCTTCCCGAGGCGCGCGAGGCACTGGCCGCCAGCGCTGACGACCCCGCCGCCGTCGCCGCTCGGTTCCCCGTCTACTCGGCGGCCTGGGCGACGCTCGCCGAACGGGCCTTCGCCGATGGCGACCCGGTGGCCACCTACGCCTACGCCCGCACCGGCTACCACCGCGGCCTGGACCAGCTGCGCCGGGCCGGGTGGAAGGGCCACGGACCGATCCCGTGGGACCACGAGCCCAACCGCGGCTTCCTGCGCTCCCTGCATATGCTCGCCACCGCCGCCAAGGCCATCGGCGAGACCGAGGAGGCCGAGCGCTGCTCGACGTTCCTGCGCGACAGCAGCGCGGCCGCCGCCGACGAGCTGGAGAGCTAATCTAGGGCTCTGACCAGCGCACTCACCGGTCCCGGGGGCGGCGGGACGGCACCCACCCGCCCCCTCCCCACCGGCCCCGGGTCATGTAGGCTCTATACGCAAGGGCCCCTGTCGCTGTCTTGCGCTGGGGCCTGAGCCATGTGTGCATGACACCGTGTGGGATTTTCCTCGGTCAGATCGAACGAATGAAGAGGTAGACGCGGATGCCGGCGATCACACTCGTTGGAGCCCAGTGGGGAGACGAGGGCAAGGGCAAGGCGACCGACCTTGTCGGCAACCGCGTGGACTACGTGGTGCGGTACCAGGGCGGGAACAACGCCGGCCACACCGTCGTCATCGGCGACCAGAAGTACGCGCTGCACCTGCTGCCCTCGGGCATCCTCTCCCCCGACGTCGTGCCGGTGATCGCCAACGGCGTGGTCATCGACCCGGCCGTCCTCTTCGAGGAGCTGCGCGGCCTGCAGGAGCGCGGCGTGAACACCGAGCGGCTGCTCGTCTCGGCGAACGCGCACCTGATCATGCCCTACCACCGGGCCCTCGACAAGGTCAGCGAGCGCTTCCTGGGCAAGGGCAAGATCGGCACCACCGGCCGCGGCATCGGCCCGACCTACGCCGACAAGATCTCCCGCGCCGGCGTGCGCGTGCAGGACACCTTCGACCCCAAGATCCTGCGGAAGAAGATCGAGCTCGCGCTCAACGACAAGAACCAGATCCTCACCAAGGTGTTCAACCGCCGCGGGCTGGACGCCGAGCAGATCATCGAGGAGTACCTGGGCTACGCCGACCTGCTGCGGCCCTACGTCGCCGACACCTCGCTGGTGCTGAACCAGGCGCTGGACGAGGGCAAGACCGTCTTCCTGGAGGGCTCGCAGGGCACCCTGCTGGACATCGACCACGGCACCTACCCGTTCGTCACGTCCTCCTCCCCGACCTCGGGCGGGGCGTGCGCCGGGGCGGGGATCGGCCCGACCCGCATCACCAAGGTCATCGGCATCCTCAAGGCCTACACGACCCGCGTGGGCTCCGGCCCCTTCCCCACCGAGCTCCTCGACGAGCAGGGCGAGTGGCTGCGCCAGCAGGGCGGCGAGTACGGCGTGACCACGGGCCGCAACCGCCGCTGCGGCTGGTTCGACGCGCCCATCGCGCGCTACGCCACACGCGTCAACGGCATCACCGACTTCTTCCTGACCAAGATGGACGTGCTGTCGGGTCTTGAGCGGATCCCCGTGTGCGTGGGCTACGACGTCGACGGCGAGCGCTGGGACGAGATCCCGATGACGCAGACCGACTTCCACCACGCCACCCCGGTCTACGAGTACTTCGACGGGTGGAACGAGGACATCTCCCACGTCCGCTCCTTCGAGGAGCTTCCCAAGAACGCTCAGGCCTACGTGCGTACCCTGGAGGAGATGGCCGGAGCCCAGATTTCGGCCATCGGTGTGGGCCCGGGCCGCGACCAGACGCTGGAGCTGCGCTCCCTGGTCTGAGCCCCGCGGCACCGCACACCGTTCCCCACACGACAACAAAAGGGTCCGCTACGTGAAAGCCTTGGTCCTCGGCGGCGGAGGCCGCGAGCACGCACTCGTCCGAGCGCTCTCCCTCGATCCGGGGGTGAGAGACCTGCACTGCGCGCCCGGCAACCCGGGCACCTCGGCACTGGCCGACAACCACGTCATCAACGTGCTCGACGGCCTGGCGGTCACCGAGCTCGCCGCCCGCATCGGCGCCGAGCTCGTGGTGGTCGGGCCGGAGGCGCCACTCGTGGAGGGCGTGGCCGACGCGCTGCGCGACCGCGGCATCCCCGTGTTCGGCCCGGACCGCGAGGCGGCCCGGCTGGAGGGGTCCAAGGCCTTCGCCAAGGAGGTCATGGAGGCCGCGGGCGTCCCCACGGCCCGCGCCCGTGTGTGCAAGAACCCCGGGCAGGTGGCCGAGGCGCTCGACGCCTTCGGCGCGCCGTATGTGGTGAAGGACGACGGCCTGGCGGCGGGCAAGGGCGTCGTGGTGACCGGGGACCGCGCGCTGGCCGAGCAGCACGCGCGTGAGTGCGGCCGCGTGGTCATCGAGGAGTACCTCGACGGCCCCGAGGTGTCGCTGTTCGTGCTCAGCGACGGCATCCACGCCGTGCCGCTGCTGCCGGCCCAGGACTTCAAGCGC contains:
- the cutA gene encoding divalent-cation tolerance protein CutA; its protein translation is MAESMTHAVPVRVEMTTDDRASAVELARSVVERGLVACAQVGGPITSHYRWQGEVCADEEWMVVMKTSRDRLDDLTAHLVEAHSYDVPEIIAVPVEGGNPEYLDWVVAETRRAEPTMPSTPATHE
- the pyrE gene encoding orotate phosphoribosyltransferase, with the protein product MSDRSDLLRHINDKAVVRGKVTLSSGREADYYVDLRRVTLDGESAPLVGRVLLDVTADLDYDAVGGLTLGADPVATAMMHAASARGQRLDSFVVRKAGKAHGLQRRIEGPDVAGRRVLAVEDTSTTGGSVLTAVEALREAGAEVVGVAVIVDRGARDKVVGEGLEYRTAFDASDLDV
- a CDS encoding RodZ domain-containing protein; this translates as MAIVGAVVLFITLVVLGGYFLYRSLPGNAGSGVVSEGAGTSADARSETAKMEMLYVKVIGDSSDVLVRIPGGEVLTDVTMEQGQYVSFDQPSLDVTIGSPDAVEVYVNGELQDIAGEEPGYTFSAEAP
- the fbaA gene encoding class II fructose-bisphosphate aldolase → MPIATPEVYTQMLGHAKAQGFAYPAINVTSSQTLHAALRGFAEAESDGIIQISTGGAEFLSGATVKDMVTGSVAFAEYARIVADKYPVNIALHTDHCPKDKLDGFVRPLLEVSRERVAKGQEPLFQSHMWDGSAVELEENLRIADELLAKSKEARTILEIEVGVVGGEEDGIVGEINEKLYTTPEDALRTAEVLGLGEKGYYMTALTFGNVHGSYKPGYVKLRPEVLQKAQQAVGEKYGRSKPFDFVFHGGSGSTTEEIHSAIDYGVVKMNIDTDTQYAFTRQIVDHVMKNYDGVLKIDGEIGSKKAYDPRSYGKAAEAGMAARVVEGCQHLKSAGNKLK
- a CDS encoding DUF3151 domain-containing protein, translating into MDLHKNLLGEPPATHLPDLPEAREALAASADDPAAVAARFPVYSAAWATLAERAFADGDPVATYAYARTGYHRGLDQLRRAGWKGHGPIPWDHEPNRGFLRSLHMLATAAKAIGETEEAERCSTFLRDSSAAAADELES
- a CDS encoding adenylosuccinate synthase, producing the protein MPAITLVGAQWGDEGKGKATDLVGNRVDYVVRYQGGNNAGHTVVIGDQKYALHLLPSGILSPDVVPVIANGVVIDPAVLFEELRGLQERGVNTERLLVSANAHLIMPYHRALDKVSERFLGKGKIGTTGRGIGPTYADKISRAGVRVQDTFDPKILRKKIELALNDKNQILTKVFNRRGLDAEQIIEEYLGYADLLRPYVADTSLVLNQALDEGKTVFLEGSQGTLLDIDHGTYPFVTSSSPTSGGACAGAGIGPTRITKVIGILKAYTTRVGSGPFPTELLDEQGEWLRQQGGEYGVTTGRNRRCGWFDAPIARYATRVNGITDFFLTKMDVLSGLERIPVCVGYDVDGERWDEIPMTQTDFHHATPVYEYFDGWNEDISHVRSFEELPKNAQAYVRTLEEMAGAQISAIGVGPGRDQTLELRSLV